From Candidatus Nucleicultrix amoebiphila FS5, a single genomic window includes:
- a CDS encoding flavin monoamine oxidase family protein, producing the protein MTRMNSDLKIEIIGAGAGGLLTAYRLKQSKIADVHVNEARSRVGGRLVSSPNQCELGAWSLGDGGNPETIQRIAIELGLETTVTLLPWKRRFWSDGEFIDRALAFEQVFSQDKVRIKDCIKRLATSSDTLQEVLDEFFKDNPLIKRYFSCTIAIYQGSPLNQLSAKIYEEATTELLLGGLSEVYKSTEEGLPLLRVKGGNDQLVKKLAEKLEDKIKFNKVLVSIRKIPESHKLQLNFSDGTSKETEIVVLALPVSAYSTLEIDEDLIPQKQLEAIKQVRPGTVSKILLPNGGKKIEGAILSDDFGAIMAEGDQYITIFWHKPFDMESCVLQITQLAQKLNLPVPSAFIRVEDSPVLYPKDVALIVDWPRTAYTNGSYSAYPHQLDEWVKIEKINGQEVQSLFKPAGNIYFVNDAAPVHASAGCVGAAFESAEIVAQLIINRSQI; encoded by the coding sequence ATGACGCGTATGAATTCAGATCTAAAAATTGAAATAATAGGAGCAGGCGCAGGAGGCTTATTAACAGCTTATCGTTTGAAACAATCTAAGATTGCGGACGTGCATGTTAATGAAGCACGTTCAAGAGTAGGCGGACGCCTTGTATCTTCCCCCAATCAATGTGAATTAGGCGCTTGGTCCCTTGGTGATGGGGGAAATCCTGAAACAATTCAAAGAATAGCAATAGAATTAGGGTTAGAAACGACGGTTACACTTCTACCTTGGAAGAGAAGGTTCTGGAGTGATGGCGAGTTTATTGATCGTGCTCTTGCCTTTGAACAAGTATTTTCTCAAGATAAAGTGAGAATAAAAGACTGTATCAAACGTCTTGCAACGTCTTCAGATACTTTGCAAGAAGTTCTGGATGAATTTTTTAAAGATAACCCTCTTATTAAACGATATTTTTCCTGTACTATTGCTATTTATCAAGGATCTCCCCTCAATCAGCTGTCTGCAAAAATTTATGAAGAGGCTACTACTGAGCTTTTATTAGGAGGACTGTCAGAGGTTTATAAAAGTACTGAAGAGGGGTTACCTTTGCTTCGTGTGAAGGGAGGCAACGATCAGTTAGTAAAAAAGCTTGCTGAAAAACTAGAGGATAAGATTAAGTTCAATAAGGTGCTCGTATCCATTCGCAAAATTCCAGAATCACACAAACTGCAATTGAATTTTAGTGATGGCACGAGCAAAGAAACAGAGATTGTGGTTTTAGCCTTACCAGTATCTGCTTATAGTACTTTAGAGATTGATGAAGACCTAATTCCTCAAAAGCAACTCGAGGCTATAAAACAAGTGCGTCCTGGAACGGTTAGTAAAATTCTTTTGCCCAATGGCGGAAAGAAAATAGAAGGAGCAATATTGTCAGATGACTTTGGGGCCATTATGGCTGAGGGTGATCAGTATATTACTATTTTTTGGCATAAGCCTTTTGATATGGAATCTTGTGTACTGCAGATAACCCAATTGGCTCAAAAGCTTAACTTACCAGTACCTTCCGCCTTTATTAGAGTGGAAGATTCACCGGTACTATATCCAAAAGATGTTGCGCTTATTGTTGATTGGCCACGCACAGCTTATACCAATGGATCTTATAGTGCATACCCTCATCAGTTAGACGAGTGGGTCAAAATAGAAAAGATAAATGGTCAGGAAGTACAATCTCTTTTTAAACCTGCAGGTAATATCTATTTTGTGAATGATGCTGCACCTGTGCATGCTTCTGCTGGCTGTGTCGGAGCAGCCTTTGAATCAGCTGAAATCGTTGCACAGCTTATTATTAATCGATCTCAAATTTAA
- the obgE gene encoding GTPase ObgE: MKFLDQAKIFIKSGKGGDGCVSFRREKFIEFGGPDGGDGGKGGDVVAIAVENLNTLIDYRYQQHFKAEVGQQGMGRNRTGADGKDCILKVPVGTQIYYEDKQTLLADLKEPGQKVILARGGFGGRGNTHFKSSTNQAPRRADPGRPAEELWIWLHLKLIADAGLIGLPNAGKSTFLAATTHAKPKIADYPFTTLAPQLGVIHLKGAEFVLADLPGLIEGAHEGIGLGDRFLGHVERCRVMIHLIDATLEDVTVPYNTIRHELEAYGHDLIHKPEIIVLNKIDALLPEEIKQKQKTLEKLTKKKIYTVSGHSGHGVEEVLWQAHQEIQKAQKTD; the protein is encoded by the coding sequence ATGAAATTTCTCGATCAAGCTAAAATTTTCATAAAAAGCGGTAAAGGGGGCGATGGTTGCGTAAGTTTTCGTCGTGAAAAATTCATTGAATTTGGCGGTCCAGACGGTGGAGACGGTGGTAAAGGGGGCGATGTAGTTGCCATTGCGGTAGAAAATCTCAATACCCTGATTGATTATCGCTATCAGCAACATTTCAAAGCAGAGGTAGGCCAACAAGGCATGGGAAGAAACCGCACCGGAGCTGATGGAAAAGATTGTATCTTGAAAGTACCGGTAGGCACTCAAATCTATTATGAAGACAAACAAACTTTACTCGCAGATCTTAAAGAGCCAGGACAAAAAGTAATTCTCGCCCGCGGAGGCTTTGGTGGACGTGGAAATACTCATTTTAAATCATCTACAAATCAAGCCCCTAGAAGAGCGGATCCAGGGCGTCCTGCAGAAGAATTATGGATATGGCTCCATTTAAAACTTATTGCAGATGCTGGCCTTATTGGATTACCAAATGCCGGAAAATCGACTTTTTTAGCGGCGACGACTCACGCTAAACCCAAAATTGCGGACTATCCCTTTACGACTCTCGCTCCTCAATTGGGAGTCATTCACTTAAAAGGTGCTGAGTTTGTTCTGGCGGACCTTCCAGGATTGATAGAAGGTGCTCACGAGGGTATCGGTCTCGGGGATCGCTTTTTAGGTCATGTGGAACGCTGTCGCGTGATGATTCATCTTATCGATGCTACCTTAGAAGACGTTACCGTCCCCTACAATACGATTCGTCACGAACTGGAAGCCTATGGACATGATCTTATCCATAAACCTGAAATTATTGTTTTAAACAAAATTGACGCCCTCTTACCTGAAGAGATAAAACAAAAACAAAAGACCTTAGAAAAACTTACGAAAAAGAAAATCTATACTGTTTCTGGTCATTCAGGACATGGGGTTGAAGAGGTCTTGTGGCAAGCACATCAAGAGATTCAAAAAGCACAGAAAACCGACTGA
- a CDS encoding phospholipase D-like domain-containing protein, producing the protein MFNKRLFFIYFLVALHVSLPTFASLEEGVIIENGSGDGKKLFLEQVRNAKDFLVIGAYKMQKELLPDEELMQALTEASKKIPSKIMLESRLTPEEIHKALDVKEGDSLRAVKKTGAQILSDLPEFKNIHLKLLLTSELALVGTTNYDNHSEDFFIRNFTLILRDPKLLSQIKEVLYNAEHGKEITLPSYTVKDIQNDRTRLSWGPYQHLDHLLQMIDQAKEDIAIYQQDIQDTKIVEALEKKLTSGVKVRILMSNYPFGKERPNKSYPNQLRLVKKGAEVRLTGKKIFQDDLPLHIHAKVLIVDGGTDHQLMYLGSANFYPPIFDPEERNLNLGCITCATRYVVPVLNTFEDDWAFHEDQRLVAER; encoded by the coding sequence ATGTTTAATAAGCGTTTGTTTTTCATTTATTTCCTAGTCGCTCTTCATGTAAGTCTACCAACTTTTGCCTCTCTTGAAGAAGGAGTCATCATCGAAAATGGAAGTGGCGATGGTAAAAAACTGTTTCTTGAACAAGTAAGAAACGCAAAAGACTTTCTTGTCATCGGAGCCTATAAGATGCAAAAAGAACTTCTACCCGATGAAGAGCTGATGCAAGCACTCACGGAGGCTTCAAAAAAGATTCCCAGCAAAATTATGCTTGAAAGTCGACTCACTCCAGAAGAAATACACAAAGCACTTGATGTGAAAGAAGGAGACTCTCTTAGAGCAGTCAAAAAAACTGGAGCACAAATTCTTAGCGATTTACCCGAATTCAAAAATATCCACCTTAAATTACTTTTGACAAGTGAACTCGCTCTCGTTGGCACAACAAATTATGACAATCATTCTGAGGACTTTTTTATCAGAAATTTTACACTCATTTTAAGGGATCCAAAACTATTAAGTCAGATTAAAGAAGTTCTCTATAATGCAGAGCATGGCAAAGAAATCACATTACCATCCTATACTGTAAAAGATATTCAAAATGATAGAACACGCCTGTCTTGGGGCCCCTATCAACATCTTGATCATCTATTACAAATGATAGATCAAGCCAAAGAAGATATTGCTATTTATCAACAAGACATCCAGGATACAAAAATTGTTGAGGCTTTAGAGAAAAAGCTTACAAGCGGCGTAAAAGTACGTATTTTGATGTCCAATTATCCCTTTGGTAAAGAAAGACCCAATAAGAGCTATCCCAACCAACTTCGCTTAGTGAAAAAAGGAGCTGAGGTTCGCTTAACTGGTAAAAAAATATTTCAAGACGATCTCCCTCTCCATATTCATGCAAAAGTACTCATAGTGGATGGAGGTACAGATCATCAACTCATGTATTTGGGCTCAGCTAATTTTTATCCCCCCATTTTTGATCCTGAGGAACGTAATTTGAATTTAGGATGCATTACTTGTGCTACAAGATATGTTGTTCCGGTTTTAAACACTTTTGAGGATGATTGGGCTTTTCACGAAGATCAACGTCTTGTCGCTGAACGTTAA
- a CDS encoding J domain-containing protein — MTSKYRLHSFFDSSSSEPEKICDHQGCTEEGIYKAPQSPEALNSYYWFCLEHVRHYNAQWNFYKNRAEQEIETLNREDNTWQRPTWRFGMDMAERTQKFGFHDPHNILGWGKYFSLFDQEPVTPNYFAYDSEESRALSVLQVDGPITPESIKSHYLILVKKYHPDANGGCTDSEEKLKTINRAYEVLKKFLAA; from the coding sequence ATGACATCAAAATATAGATTACATTCCTTTTTTGACTCCAGTTCTAGCGAACCTGAGAAGATTTGCGATCATCAGGGTTGCACTGAAGAGGGTATTTATAAAGCACCTCAAAGCCCAGAAGCGCTAAACTCTTATTATTGGTTTTGTTTGGAACACGTTCGACATTATAACGCACAATGGAATTTTTATAAAAATCGCGCTGAACAAGAGATTGAAACACTCAATCGTGAAGATAATACATGGCAACGCCCAACATGGCGTTTTGGTATGGATATGGCCGAAAGAACTCAAAAGTTTGGGTTCCATGATCCTCATAATATCCTTGGGTGGGGAAAATACTTTTCACTCTTTGATCAAGAGCCTGTTACGCCCAACTACTTTGCTTATGATAGTGAAGAAAGTCGCGCCCTCTCAGTTCTTCAGGTTGATGGCCCAATCACTCCTGAGTCAATAAAAAGTCATTATTTAATTTTGGTCAAAAAATATCATCCCGATGCAAACGGGGGTTGCACAGACTCTGAAGAAAAGCTAAAGACCATTAATCGCGCTTATGAAGTATTAAAAAAGTTTTTAGCAGCATAA
- a CDS encoding HAD family hydrolase produces MSKFKAVFWDMDGTLFDNEHLYDGCLDLALAKHQLKLPLKLPPGSSLDQIWDCLQEYNQPVVSYQQWFDEIQKATENMLNAHHIRPGVIEVLEVIRNQSIPQSCVSNSDVHTIQNNFFKTGLSDYFKHIVGRDLVNQGKPKPDPYLKAVELNGLSPKDCIAVEDTEVGVSSAKAAGLTVIAHPNNVTKHLNFHEADFVIDHPTKIKSILGLF; encoded by the coding sequence ATGTCTAAATTTAAGGCAGTTTTCTGGGATATGGATGGCACACTCTTTGATAATGAGCACCTCTACGACGGTTGTTTGGATCTCGCACTTGCTAAACATCAGCTTAAGTTACCTTTAAAACTTCCACCAGGTTCAAGCCTGGATCAAATATGGGACTGTCTTCAAGAATACAATCAACCCGTCGTTTCTTATCAACAATGGTTTGATGAAATTCAAAAAGCTACAGAAAACATGTTAAATGCCCATCACATTCGTCCAGGCGTGATTGAAGTTCTTGAAGTAATCAGAAATCAAAGCATCCCTCAATCCTGTGTCTCTAATTCTGACGTACACACAATTCAGAATAATTTTTTTAAAACAGGCTTGAGTGATTACTTTAAGCATATAGTTGGTCGAGATCTTGTTAATCAAGGTAAACCAAAACCTGATCCTTACCTTAAAGCGGTGGAATTAAATGGCCTTTCACCTAAAGACTGTATCGCTGTCGAAGACACAGAGGTCGGTGTGTCATCAGCAAAAGCAGCAGGCCTTACTGTCATCGCTCATCCTAACAATGTCACGAAGCATCTCAATTTTCATGAAGCAGACTTTGTGATTGATCATCCAACAAAGATAAAAAGCATCTTAGGACTCTTTTAA
- the rpmA gene encoding 50S ribosomal protein L27, whose protein sequence is MAHKKAGGSSRNGRDSAGRRLGVKKFGGEHVISGNIIVRQRGTQFHPGRNVDIGKDHTIFAVVEGKVKFHSGFKGKRYVSVEALN, encoded by the coding sequence ATGGCCCATAAGAAAGCCGGTGGTAGTTCTAGAAACGGACGCGATTCAGCAGGTCGACGCCTAGGTGTTAAGAAGTTTGGGGGAGAACATGTAATCTCAGGCAACATTATTGTTCGCCAAAGAGGAACTCAGTTTCATCCAGGACGCAACGTAGACATAGGTAAGGATCATACGATTTTTGCTGTTGTTGAAGGCAAAGTAAAGTTTCATTCAGGGTTTAAAGGGAAACGCTACGTTTCAGTTGAAGCTCTTAATTAA
- a CDS encoding outer membrane protein, producing MKKKLISSCLISTSLMILESHTSFANEQVASVQTPSTHNTRQSRTPYNFSGFYVGAFVGGTTMNTKVENFLDLTAIIPAEDTFINTLNFRKSSFMGNILLGYRKQFANQFIAGFELNGGFFNQNMEKNYDAQTPNLGILNLKMRLKRSYSIRPSLILGWAITPRMAVLGSLGVGSSRFEQTLQRTSAIANQNTIHTAKQWAHSLVPGLGFEYALTPHFSLAASFHYEFFQQLNFNLPGVFDTTSLDGVNRSNLKPAAYNYMVGIVYKF from the coding sequence ATGAAAAAAAAACTAATTTCTTCCTGTTTAATCTCAACGAGCTTAATGATTCTTGAGTCTCACACCTCGTTCGCAAATGAGCAAGTAGCTTCAGTACAAACTCCTTCAACGCACAACACGCGCCAGAGCAGAACTCCTTATAATTTCAGCGGCTTTTATGTGGGCGCCTTTGTAGGGGGAACAACTATGAATACGAAGGTCGAAAATTTTTTAGACTTAACTGCAATCATTCCCGCGGAAGACACTTTCATCAATACCTTAAATTTTCGCAAAAGCTCCTTCATGGGGAACATTTTATTAGGATATCGAAAACAATTTGCAAATCAATTTATTGCTGGGTTTGAACTCAATGGAGGTTTTTTTAACCAAAATATGGAAAAAAATTATGATGCTCAGACCCCAAATCTTGGCATTTTAAATTTAAAAATGCGTCTCAAAAGAAGTTATTCGATTAGGCCAAGCCTAATTTTAGGATGGGCAATCACACCACGCATGGCTGTTTTAGGTAGTTTAGGAGTAGGATCGTCAAGATTTGAACAAACACTGCAGCGTACGTCCGCTATTGCCAACCAAAACACAATACACACTGCAAAGCAATGGGCTCATAGCTTAGTTCCAGGCTTGGGATTCGAATATGCCTTAACGCCTCACTTTTCTTTAGCTGCTTCTTTTCATTATGAATTCTTTCAACAGCTTAACTTTAATCTGCCAGGCGTCTTTGACACAACAAGTTTAGACGGTGTAAACCGCTCCAATCTAAAACCGGCAGCTTATAACTATATGGTTGGTATTGTTTATAAATTTTAA
- a CDS encoding tetratricopeptide repeat protein has protein sequence MKKTFLYFITTSLFACSSVYATEDLLEGIGTHENSGSTSVKVVNYDPSVLELSTLQSLNARAKKGDGEAIEAILGPIANGLSYNRAQWSKLFLIDWPNKTIEELLTSNSSFQQLFLASFFKIPPLQGVLLYRLESLKENIQKRVKEGDAEALNIFGLMHEEGLGVTKDLNKALQCFSDSAALNNCHGLYNFARLHNNYSGLDANLEVAAINYDKAQKLGHRRSKTELAKLWSKVRMSLSFPESMGLLKEAASGGDDDAQALLALYFRKGLCLETESSFDVKAHYEKALTYINQALKQGYLDSARLKEEILGLLKS, from the coding sequence ATGAAAAAAACTTTTCTCTATTTTATCACTACATCATTATTTGCTTGCTCGTCCGTTTACGCAACAGAGGATCTTTTAGAAGGCATTGGAACGCATGAAAACTCTGGATCAACTTCAGTCAAGGTGGTTAACTATGACCCCTCCGTTTTGGAATTATCAACCTTACAATCTCTTAATGCACGCGCAAAAAAAGGAGATGGTGAAGCTATTGAGGCAATTTTAGGTCCCATTGCCAATGGACTGTCGTATAATAGAGCACAGTGGTCCAAGTTGTTTTTAATTGATTGGCCTAATAAAACAATAGAGGAGCTGTTAACAAGTAATTCTAGTTTTCAACAGTTGTTTTTAGCTTCTTTTTTTAAAATCCCGCCTCTTCAAGGTGTTCTATTATATCGTTTGGAATCTCTAAAAGAGAATATTCAAAAGCGTGTTAAAGAGGGGGATGCTGAGGCTTTGAACATCTTTGGACTGATGCATGAAGAAGGTCTTGGGGTCACAAAGGATTTAAATAAAGCTCTTCAGTGTTTTTCTGATTCGGCAGCATTAAACAATTGCCATGGACTCTATAACTTTGCCAGATTGCATAATAACTATTCTGGTCTTGACGCAAATCTTGAAGTTGCTGCGATAAACTATGATAAAGCGCAAAAGTTAGGACATCGAAGATCAAAGACAGAATTGGCAAAACTATGGTCTAAAGTGAGAATGTCTTTGTCTTTTCCTGAATCTATGGGGTTATTAAAAGAGGCCGCTTCTGGTGGTGATGATGACGCTCAAGCATTGCTCGCCCTCTATTTTAGAAAAGGGTTATGTTTGGAAACAGAATCGTCTTTTGATGTAAAGGCTCATTATGAAAAGGCACTCACTTACATTAACCAGGCACTAAAACAAGGATATTTGGATAGCGCTCGTCTAAAAGAAGAAATTTTAGGCCTCTTGAAAAGTTAA
- a CDS encoding flagellar biosynthetic protein FliQ, producing the protein MTASEVIEISRESLMILLKVGGPIMAVALITGLLISFIQALTQIQEMTIAFVPKIIATFAALFFGLPLIGNVFGRFATEIFNRIATIGH; encoded by the coding sequence ATGACAGCGTCTGAGGTTATTGAAATTAGTCGGGAGTCTTTAATGATCCTCTTAAAAGTCGGAGGACCCATTATGGCTGTAGCTTTGATCACAGGTCTTTTGATTTCTTTTATCCAAGCTTTGACTCAAATTCAAGAAATGACCATTGCTTTCGTTCCCAAGATTATCGCGACTTTTGCAGCTCTTTTCTTTGGGTTACCTCTAATAGGTAACGTATTTGGGCGTTTTGCAACTGAAATATTCAATCGCATTGCTACAATAGGGCATTAG
- a CDS encoding flagellar biosynthetic protein FliR: MSKMHFLLNDFYAFLIVFARLGGLIFLLPGFAENYVNPRIRVLIALTTAFLLAPILAHKIPGMPHEPFEFFIVFLTEFLVGYFAGILVRIMISSFEMAGALMGYQMNLANAFAEGPASSQQVALPGVFLGLMAVLLIFVTDLHHLYFRMFVQSYEVFRPVDPLSLTLMAQDILKTITNFLMASIVLSVQISAPVLMIGLLLHASSGFISRLMPQVQIFFIIQPLQIAVGFTILWLSIGVIMPFFLEKFETAISTLSAE, translated from the coding sequence ATGAGCAAGATGCACTTCTTGCTAAATGATTTTTATGCTTTTTTGATCGTTTTCGCGCGATTGGGGGGATTAATTTTCTTATTACCAGGATTTGCGGAGAATTATGTAAATCCTAGAATTAGGGTGTTAATAGCTTTAACGACAGCTTTTCTTTTAGCGCCAATCTTAGCGCACAAAATTCCTGGGATGCCCCATGAGCCCTTTGAGTTTTTTATTGTGTTTTTAACGGAATTCTTGGTGGGGTATTTTGCAGGTATCCTTGTCAGGATAATGATTTCCTCATTTGAAATGGCTGGAGCCCTAATGGGGTATCAAATGAACTTAGCTAATGCTTTTGCAGAAGGGCCAGCTTCTTCACAACAAGTGGCTTTACCTGGTGTGTTTTTAGGTCTTATGGCTGTTCTTTTGATATTTGTTACGGATTTGCATCACCTGTATTTTCGAATGTTTGTTCAAAGTTATGAGGTTTTTCGCCCCGTCGATCCCTTAAGTCTTACTTTGATGGCCCAGGATATATTAAAAACCATTACAAACTTTTTAATGGCAAGTATTGTGTTATCTGTGCAAATTTCAGCTCCCGTTCTTATGATAGGGCTTTTGTTGCATGCTAGCTCGGGGTTTATAAGTCGATTGATGCCGCAAGTGCAAATTTTCTTTATTATTCAACCTTTACAAATCGCCGTTGGTTTCACAATTTTGTGGCTGTCAATTGGTGTTATCATGCCTTTCTTTCTCGAGAAATTTGAAACTGCTATTAGCACTTTGTCTGCAGAGTAG
- the flhB gene encoding flagellar biosynthesis protein FlhB encodes MADEDQDKSQKTEQPTAHRIEKAREKGQVAVSKELGNWFAFLAFLIIFYFMIPSAFSKLSTLLSVFIANAGTLDISGSLFGGLINQTLLSILIYLTAPALILIVFGIASSLSQTQFLISFESIKPSFEKISLMKGLKKIFSVKSLVELLKNVLKLVAVATISIIVVWPEIDTLLAMSRGEIGTFLSSLQSLFIRLIIAVFSNLTFLALLDYGYQKFNYIRDLMMSHQEIKEEMKEIEGDPHVKSRQRRLRSERNRQRIAKDVPEATVVITNPTHFAIALKYDHNSTNAPIVVAKGADYLAKRIREIAKEHGVPLYENPPLARTLYDNLEVGQEIPYEYYEAVAKIIRHVMNLGKTA; translated from the coding sequence ATGGCTGATGAAGATCAAGATAAATCTCAAAAAACAGAACAACCGACGGCTCATCGTATTGAAAAAGCCCGTGAAAAAGGTCAAGTCGCAGTTTCAAAGGAGCTAGGTAATTGGTTTGCTTTCTTGGCTTTTCTAATTATTTTTTATTTTATGATACCGAGCGCTTTTTCTAAGCTTTCAACGCTCTTGAGTGTGTTTATAGCAAATGCAGGAACGTTAGATATTAGTGGGAGCCTCTTTGGTGGCTTAATCAATCAAACACTTTTATCAATCCTTATATATTTAACGGCGCCTGCATTAATTCTTATAGTTTTTGGTATAGCATCTTCGCTAAGCCAAACTCAATTTCTTATATCATTTGAATCGATCAAGCCTAGTTTTGAGAAAATTTCACTTATGAAGGGCCTTAAGAAAATTTTTTCAGTCAAATCTCTTGTAGAACTTTTAAAGAATGTTCTTAAATTAGTCGCTGTTGCGACGATTTCAATAATCGTTGTTTGGCCTGAAATAGATACATTATTAGCCATGAGTCGTGGTGAAATAGGAACTTTCTTATCATCTCTGCAGTCACTATTTATAAGATTAATCATCGCTGTTTTCTCAAATTTAACTTTTCTGGCACTTCTAGACTATGGCTATCAGAAATTTAACTATATTCGTGACCTCATGATGTCTCATCAAGAAATTAAAGAAGAAATGAAAGAGATCGAAGGAGATCCCCATGTGAAGTCACGGCAACGTCGTTTGCGATCGGAACGTAATAGACAACGTATTGCAAAGGACGTTCCTGAAGCCACTGTGGTGATTACTAATCCGACTCACTTTGCAATAGCCCTTAAGTATGATCACAATTCAACCAACGCCCCTATAGTTGTTGCAAAAGGAGCAGATTACCTTGCTAAGCGTATTCGCGAGATTGCTAAAGAACATGGAGTACCCCTTTATGAAAATCCGCCTTTAGCACGGACCCTTTATGATAATTTAGAGGTTGGTCAGGAAATTCCTTATGAATATTATGAAGCCGTAGCAAAGATTATACGCCACGTTATGAATTTAGGTAAAACAGCTTAA
- the rplU gene encoding 50S ribosomal protein L21, giving the protein MFAVIKSGGKQYKISPGDVITVEKLEGNPGTSVNLTEVLMVSNDKGVTAGNSLSGKSEIKAMIVEQKRGEKLIVFKKRRRQNSRRKNGHKQHLTCLWIEDIVVNGSSNPAQNKPIIKEKAVLTETKTAKKAKPSTASTKKPTKSAAKPQSKTESLNAQENVKKAEVATKEAKAVSEKKATTPKAKATEKDSSTDKKSAGTTKKKSPAKSKGE; this is encoded by the coding sequence ATGTTTGCAGTTATTAAAAGCGGCGGAAAGCAGTACAAAATCTCTCCAGGTGACGTTATCACCGTGGAGAAACTTGAGGGAAACCCAGGCACAAGCGTTAATTTAACTGAAGTGCTGATGGTAAGCAATGATAAGGGAGTAACCGCAGGAAACTCCCTCAGTGGTAAATCAGAAATAAAGGCCATGATTGTCGAGCAAAAGCGTGGAGAAAAGCTTATTGTTTTCAAAAAGCGTCGTCGCCAAAATTCTCGCCGTAAAAACGGTCATAAACAACATCTCACATGTCTTTGGATTGAAGATATCGTTGTAAATGGTTCTTCAAACCCTGCTCAAAATAAGCCTATCATTAAGGAAAAAGCCGTTCTGACGGAAACAAAGACTGCAAAGAAAGCTAAGCCTTCTACAGCTTCTACAAAAAAGCCAACAAAATCAGCTGCTAAGCCTCAATCAAAAACTGAGTCTCTTAATGCACAAGAGAACGTTAAAAAAGCTGAAGTAGCAACAAAAGAAGCCAAGGCAGTGTCAGAGAAAAAAGCGACTACTCCTAAAGCTAAGGCAACGGAAAAAGATTCATCTACAGATAAAAAGTCAGCGGGGACCACAAAGAAAAAGTCCCCTGCAAAATCTAAAGGAGAATAA
- a CDS encoding ligand-gated ion channel, protein MFKKLTGLICFIFLILSFSHCAVSLQTSDNQNSTARQIVVKPKPPKPFSTLIGVYPVSIYDLNLAQKSFGISFYAWWRSTDPTYHPDNSVEITNAIDYHSKFGTYGKNGDEYFTYVHYYATIQKDWDVRYFPFDHQKLEIRLEDFYDENYVVFEPDLQKSHIHEELTLPGWHIKGLELKKSTTLYNTNFGDASVENGNYSRLIFFIDIKRDGWRSYFNYYVGFFVAFFLCCMIFFVDSENINARASLSLGSIFTAVGNKYVIDQLLPFTSEFTLSDAIQAATFCVITLSILSYILLHELVIEFGRKKIIWINRTLSMICILGYIVYIGLWTFLAYLS, encoded by the coding sequence ATGTTTAAGAAGCTTACTGGGCTAATCTGTTTTATCTTTTTAATCTTAAGTTTTTCACATTGCGCTGTCTCTCTCCAAACCTCCGATAATCAGAACTCCACAGCTCGGCAAATAGTTGTTAAACCCAAACCTCCAAAACCATTTTCAACTTTAATAGGCGTTTATCCTGTTAGTATTTATGATCTAAACTTAGCTCAGAAATCCTTTGGCATTAGTTTTTACGCTTGGTGGCGCTCGACAGATCCAACTTATCATCCCGACAACTCAGTCGAAATTACCAACGCCATTGATTATCATTCTAAATTTGGAACTTACGGCAAAAACGGCGATGAATATTTTACCTATGTTCACTACTATGCCACTATTCAAAAAGATTGGGATGTTCGTTATTTTCCTTTTGATCATCAAAAACTTGAGATTCGCTTAGAAGATTTTTACGATGAAAATTATGTGGTTTTTGAACCTGATTTACAAAAAAGCCATATACATGAGGAATTAACTCTGCCTGGGTGGCACATCAAGGGATTAGAACTTAAAAAATCAACAACACTCTATAATACAAATTTTGGCGATGCTTCCGTAGAAAATGGCAATTACTCTCGATTAATTTTTTTCATTGATATCAAACGAGATGGTTGGCGATCCTATTTCAATTATTATGTTGGCTTTTTTGTAGCTTTCTTTTTGTGCTGCATGATTTTCTTTGTGGACTCTGAGAATATAAATGCGCGGGCCAGTTTGTCTTTAGGTAGTATCTTCACTGCTGTAGGTAACAAATATGTTATCGACCAACTTCTTCCGTTTACTTCAGAATTTACACTTTCCGATGCCATACAAGCCGCAACGTTTTGCGTAATTACGCTTTCCATCCTTTCCTACATTTTACTTCATGAGCTTGTTATAGAGTTTGGGAGAAAGAAAATTATATGGATTAATCGGACACTTAGCATGATCTGTATTCTCGGTTATATCGTGTATATTGGACTATGGACATTTTTAGCCTATCTTTCCTAA